The segment taaaacatttTTGAGCTTTTTATCTTACCCTAACTATTTTtcatagcaaaaaaaaattattatgatcCAAAGTTTTATGTACCAAGTTTATGAGAATCTAATAGCTATTGCTCATATGTATTTGATTGTGAACCCAGTTATCGTTACGATTAGAATTCATAAGCTTTAAATCATGACTTCGCCTCCGAGTCTCAAATATCCTCTTTTCCACTCAATTAACATGTAACACTTAGAACCATATTCCCTTCTATAAGTATTCTTAAGCTGcatatggagaagtatatacacAACAATGGTGTGTACAACAACTACAAGCATGGAGGACGGTGAAGCGCATTGATAGCAAAATGTACAATCCAATACAACCATTCCTAAATCGACAAAGAGGGTGAAGCATGAAGGTGGTGCTCGAGCTAGCTTGGCCACATCTCGATTGTTCCATTGTGTAGCTTCTAGCAACCACCAACATAAGTACTAGATAACTCTGTCCCTCAAGACAAGTTTTTGGCAGAtaagaagaaatcacctagtgtaTCACATCGTAGACACTTGAAAACACAATATCAAACTACACAACTGCAAACTATAAGCACATGGCTAATACATGATAAGTTATGCCCAGAAAAAGATTAGACAACTTCATATATTGCATGCTCCAAGTTAATGTGTTTCACCGAGGCAACAAGGAGGAAAACGAAAAGGGAATCAAGAATAAGATATCGATAAGTTATGGAGATCGCTCTCCTAAAAGAAAGATATCGGAATTTTAGACCTTCAGTGTGACTTGACCATGCCAAGAGAGTTCCTTCTTTCCGACTCTATTATTGTCATCGACCAAGTAATTCTTTGGCACACACTCCATTCTCAACACGTCCCCGCCTGCTGACAGTTCTTCGTATCCAACTTCATGATGTTCCTGTAacatgaataattaattaaacttagaTAACTCTTACAGCAGTGAACATTCTAATCTTTGACATATCTTAACTGTAGTATGTTACCGAGTTGAACTTTGAGGTAAAGGCAGGACGAGCTGATTCTACTACTGCATCATAGCCACTGTTGGATCTTTCTACTTTAGGGACTTCACTCTCAGCATCGAAGTGTGtttttaaatgtgaaatgtTTTTCCCATTATCGTCATCAGAAGATTGGCTTTTCAACAAGTACCTACGCCTTTGCTTTAAGAATCTGAAATTAAACGAGTATGATATTAGGACATTACTCCTCTTCTGTATGTATTGTGCGCTACTCTCAATTTTAGCTGAGGGTCTATGGATCGAGGCGAGGGTGAGGTTTGTGTACACTCTATCCTCCCCAAACCTCACTTATGGACTATATTGCTTAGACTCGTCAAAAATAACGATGGATGCATATCGGATACTCCAAAAATAGTGTACTTCTGGAGAATTCGATACGGATGTGACAAAACttttggagagtccgagcaacatagcttTTCCAATAACACTAGTTATGTTGTTGTACTCTTCTTCTATTCCTTTTTTCCCCTTTATATCAgttaagagaaaagaaaagtatCCATAATAGGCGATACCGATTAGTTTAGATCAAGGTATGGTCATTGTATATATGCATTTAAGTGTGAGATACAGAGAATCTCCGATTCCTGAAAACCCCATACGTAtctaaaagaagaaatatcGAGTATTGGAATGAAACGGGCTAAAACAGAACGAAATGGTTGTAGAGGATTCGTATAGTAGAATCGAACTAGTTTAGGATTGAGATTTGAGAAAACTATGATCATACAGGATTTCAGCCAAAATGCTTTCTTTCTTCAGCTTTGCAGCCTGCAACTTCCTCTTCTTGGAGACGAAATCCTATACACAATTGCCACACCATCATCACACAACTAACATCCAGAATAATCAAGTCGAATGCACAACTTCATCTACGGAACAGTCAATAATCACAGGGTAAAAAAGCAATCCCAAATCCTAatctaatacatgtattagtcatgatattatttaatcatttgtTTGGTGGGATTTTTAGCCTACATATAACTAATGCATAGCCAAACCATAGTGTTTAGCAATACAAAAAGGCTATTAATACATGGATAAGCATAGTTAAAGACAAAACTATCTTTCTAATACACCTAACCAAACAGTGCATAGACATAATCAGTGGCGGAGCTAGCTTATAGTCAAGGGGTTCATTCGAACCCCTTTGATGGAAAATTATACTATCTATATATGGTCAAAGTtactttttatgtatatatagtagatgtcgaaccccTTTTAGCTAGTTAGTGTGTtgagttcttcaaattttgatccCCTAAGTAATAGTCTTCGCTCCGTCACAAGACATAACTAATCACAGCATTACTAATCCTAGCATTACGCGGAGCCACCTTAGGCAAAGGGTGATTCCGTGCACAACCTTCAACGGAAAATTATATAGTGTACAAAGGTTAAATGATAGCGTACATTTAATTTTGCACACCATTCGTCAAATTCCTAGCTCCACCACAGCTAATACAGTCTATTGAGTACTATTCTTATACACTGTACCGAACAACTATctaaaagtaacaaataaaaacagGACAATAAAATACCAAAACTCAAATTAGACAAGTTCACAATGAGGATTACTGAAAAAAGGAACAACAAGATAATCAAAACTCAAACTAATTAGGattcaaaaaaacataaaaatcaagaaaagttTAAACCTTTTGCAGTTCTAATAACTCATTTAACAGCTTTTTCACCTTGGattcttcttcatcaacaaAACTAATTCCATTGAAACCCTCAACAGACCTTTTCATCTCTGTTTCACTTGGCACATACCCACCAAGGAAAAAAGCcctaaaatttcaagaaaactcaaccccacataaaaaaaatcaaatctttgaagaaaaattGGTCCATTTTATCAAGAGGGATAATGTAGATGGGGTATTTAGGATAAAACCCCATATATGGAAGGGAAAAAATGAGGGGTTTTATTGTGAAAAGAAGTTGAATTATGTGTGTGGTTTGAGGACATTAGAGGAAATCTTTGTTTCCTCCATCTCCATATATCTTTCCATTTGTTTTTCCCCTTGTAAGGTATAAAATACTACTATATAGTTCGATTCTTTGATTCGATTTTATTAGAGTTGATATATATACTCCTCAATTTTGtatttagagttgatatatttattatgaaaGTGATTCGTATATATCTCTATTGTTATACAGATAACTCGTATATATAAACTACATATTTTGAAAGTTTATGTAGATATGTTATCTTTTACTTTTGTATAAGTGTAGATATCCTTTATTCGttatacttttgggacattgctGTCCTTGTcatccaaaaactagagcatatataccctttatagTAACGGACATACGCGTGCCGTAATCTTATCTATCGATCCGACATGTATTAAATATCGGATTGACGGATTAGATTGCGCcacgtgtccctatttagtcttccgttagagtgaaggacatatatactttaattttttttttatggcaGGAATATCAATGTCTCAAAGTATAACGAAGAATATCTACATTCTATTTACGATCATTCGagtatatttatcctttttccaTTAAAAAATCTCTTTGGACACAATTTAGCATGGTATTAatccattatatatatatatatNNNNNNNNNNNNNNNNNNNNNNNNNNNNNNNNNNNNNNNNNNNNNNNNNNNNNNNNNNNNNNNNNNNNNNNNNNNNNNNNNNNNNNNNNNNNNNNNNNNNNNNNNNNNNNNNNNNNNNNNNNNNNNNNNNNNNNNNNNNNNNNNNNNNNNNNNNNNNNNNNNNNNNNNNNNNNNNNNNNNNNNNNNNNNNNNNNNNNNNNNNNNNNNNNNNNNNNNNNNNNNNNNNNNNNNNNNNNNNNNNNNNNNNNNNNNNNNNNNNNNNNNNNNNNNNNNNNNNNNNNNNNNNNNNNNNNNNNNNNNNNNNNNNNNNNNNNNNNNNNNNNNNNNNNNNNNNNNNNNNNNNNNNNNNNNNNNNNNNNNNNNNNNNNNNNNNNNNNNNNNNNNNNNNNNNNNNNNNNNNNNNNNNNNNNNNNNNNNNNNNNNNNNNNNNNNNNNNNNNNNNNNNNNNNNNNNNNNNNNNNNNNNNNNNNNNNNNNNNNNNNNNNNNNNNNNNNNNNNNNNNNNNNNNNNNNNNNNNNNNNNNNNNNNNNNNNNNNNNNNNNNNNNNNNNNNNNNNNNNNNNNNNNNNNNNNNNNNNNNNNNNNNNNNNNNNtatatatatatatatatggaaaataTAGTAATCTAGACTCTAGCAACAATCAGAATCTAAGAAAAGATCTCTCAATTAAGAGTAATATGTGTTAGCTAAGAGCTAAGGGCTATTTACAATATACTAATGACCAATTTTTGTagctaatttattttttattttatatgatttaattCTAAAAGTTGACTCATAAAGTCAATGATGactaaaaaatcatataaagacCTTGTTAATTTATCAGAATGATGACTTGTTAATTTCAGGCAACTATATGTTAATATATACTCTTCGTATATATCagtttatatgatattattttttttagttaattaaaaaaaatgactttcctttccaaatattgaaataatttaacataAGTTTTCGATTTATCCCTAATGAGAAGTTTTATACCCAT is part of the Solanum pennellii chromosome 8, SPENNV200 genome and harbors:
- the LOC107026878 gene encoding uncharacterized protein LOC107026878 isoform X1, whose amino-acid sequence is MKRSVEGFNGISFVDEEESKVKKLLNELLELQKDFVSKKRKLQAAKLKKESILAEILFLKQRRRYLLKSQSSDDDNGKNISHLKTHFDAESEVPKVERSNSGYDAVVESARPAFTSKFNSEHHEVGYEELSAGGDVLRMECVPKNYLVDDNNRVGKKELSWHGQVTLKV
- the LOC107026878 gene encoding uncharacterized protein LOC107026878 isoform X2, with the protein product MKRSVEGFNGISFVDEEESKDFVSKKRKLQAAKLKKESILAEILFLKQRRRYLLKSQSSDDDNGKNISHLKTHFDAESEVPKVERSNSGYDAVVESARPAFTSKFNSEHHEVGYEELSAGGDVLRMECVPKNYLVDDNNRVGKKELSWHGQVTLKV